GGACTTTGCCGCCATCGGCTTTGCCCTTGAGGGTTTTCATGGCGAGGCCCATCACCTTGCCCATCTCCTTCATCGACGTCGCGCCGGTTTGCGCGATGATCTCGCGGATGGCCGCTTCGACCTCTTCGTCGGAAAGCTGCTGCGGCAGGTACTCTTCGAGCACTTTCAGTTCGGCTGCCTCGGTTTCGACGAGGTCGGGGCGGTTGCCCGCCGTGAACTGCTCTATGGCGTCGCGCCGCCGTTTTGCCAGCCCCATCAACACTTCAAGCTCCTGCTCCTCGTTCAGTTCGCCTTTGCCGCCAACCCGGATGGAAACCTCCTTTTCCAGCAGGGCGGCCCGGATAGAGCGGATGGCGTTGAGGCGAATCTTGTCGCCGCTTTTCATGGCTTCTTTCAGCTCCTGATCGATTCTTTCCTTGAGGCTCATGATGGTATAAAGCTGTTCGTTGGTTGTGGTTCAAGAACCGGAAGATAAGAGGAATAGTTGATAA
The nucleotide sequence above comes from Chlorobaculum tepidum TLS. Encoded proteins:
- a CDS encoding GatB/YqeY domain-containing protein yields the protein MSLKERIDQELKEAMKSGDKIRLNAIRSIRAALLEKEVSIRVGGKGELNEEQELEVLMGLAKRRRDAIEQFTAGNRPDLVETEAAELKVLEEYLPQQLSDEEVEAAIREIIAQTGATSMKEMGKVMGLAMKTLKGKADGGKVQNLVKSLLSA